Part of the Streptomyces europaeiscabiei genome is shown below.
CGCCGACAGCGACCCGAGCCGGCACACGGTCACGAAGGTGCGCCACACCGTCAGTTCCATGGCACCAGTATGCCCAGCCGGTATGCGCGTCGCGCAGGGCTGACCTGCGAACTATGCGCTTGTCGCAGCCCCTGCTGTGCACCAGTCTGGCGCGCATGACCTCACCGCACACAATCGCCGTCCTTGGCTTGGGGCGTATGGGCGACGCGATCGCGACACGGCTGGCCGCCAAGGACTGGGACGTCGTCGGCTGGACACGCTCCGGGCGGACGTCAGGCGCCGTCAAGATGACCGGCGATCCGCACGAGGCCGTGGCGGAGGCCGACCTCGTGCTTCTGTCGTTGTTCGACGCTCCGGCCTGCCGGCAGGTTCTCGACCTCGTCCGTGGCTCGCTGCGAGCGGACACGATCGTGCTCAACACAAGCACCGTCGCTCCCGCCGAAGCGTCGGAGCTGGCCCGGCGCATCGGCGAGTCCTACGTCCACGCGCCCGTGCTCGGCTCTGTGCCTGCTGCCTCCAACGGCACCCTGCAGATTCTCACCGCCGCCGGCCGGGACGCGTTCGATCGAGTTCGACCGGTGCTGGAAACGCTCGGCACCGTGCGGCGGGTCGACGACGCCTCCACTGCTGCTTCGCTCAAACTGATCGCCAACAACAGCCTCGCGGGTGCCGTCCTCGCACTGCGCGACTCACTGCGGCAGTCCGACGCCCTCGGCCTGCCCCGCGCCCAGGCGCTGGATGTTCTCGAACTCGGCCAGCTCGGCGGGCTCGTGGCCCGCAAGCGTCCCTTTCTCATCGGCGAGTCGGGCGCGGTCCCGGCTGAATTCACCATCGGCGCACTGGTCAAGGACATGGCGCTGCTGGCCGCCGCGTCGAACACCCCCCTGCACAGGGCAGCCGATCTGGCCGGCGCCGCTGCCGATCCTGAGTCCGACATCGCCGTTGCCGCCACGGTCCCCGCTCTGCAGGACGCCGTGTTCGAACCGCTCCGCTCCTACATCCGCGGACACGCCACCGGCGACCCCACCCACTTCCGCTGCGCGTTCCTGCCCACCGCCCACATCGAAGGAATCCGGGACGGCGCATTCGTCTCGTGGCCCCTGGACGAGTACTGCGCTCTCTTCCAGGGCCGACCGGCCCCCGACGAACCGACCAGATCCCGCCGTATCGAAACCATCGACGTCCACGGCACCGTCGCGACCGCGACCATGACGCTCTC
Proteins encoded:
- a CDS encoding nuclear transport factor 2 family protein, giving the protein MTSPHTIAVLGLGRMGDAIATRLAAKDWDVVGWTRSGRTSGAVKMTGDPHEAVAEADLVLLSLFDAPACRQVLDLVRGSLRADTIVLNTSTVAPAEASELARRIGESYVHAPVLGSVPAASNGTLQILTAAGRDAFDRVRPVLETLGTVRRVDDASTAASLKLIANNSLAGAVLALRDSLRQSDALGLPRAQALDVLELGQLGGLVARKRPFLIGESGAVPAEFTIGALVKDMALLAAASNTPLHRAADLAGAAADPESDIAVAATVPALQDAVFEPLRSYIRGHATGDPTHFRCAFLPTAHIEGIRDGAFVSWPLDEYCALFQGRPAPDEPTRSRRIETIDVHGTVATATMTLSHGADTFTDIFLLVHVDNGWRIANKAYHRHS